A genomic stretch from Myripristis murdjan chromosome 12, fMyrMur1.1, whole genome shotgun sequence includes:
- the nrg1 gene encoding pro-neuregulin-1, membrane-bound isoform — MASFYKHLGIEFMEAEELYQKRVLTITGICIALLVVGIMCVVAYCKTKKQRKKFHHSLRQSLKNDRNNTASLANGPKISNLPLENFQNVNHAMEHETETSFFTSLCASSVTHVSSQSWNNGWSNGVLSGSESVLVMSVVENSQPATPSHQNHLNASGGTRDLYDTVQDCRDNPSSYRDSLLSDRYVSAVADPNQLSPITLTSPGTPGSPPSEMLAPTSSLATSVPSVVVSPSAEEEHPLLLATTLQSHSKSSYEHHNQLKRKSSHYNHGQDIHSPPPSPPITMEDDDYQISCGHDTTAAMVPPVSPQNLCVKLDNISSNNNGHSAKRPIANGHMGHNVEYNVGSMLKNETEEEPLRSITPSLIVENPTALLVRSMDSSRTNPASLNDNWQARLSFTKPDPVAE; from the exons ATGGCCAGCTTTTACA AACATCTTGGGATTGAATTTATGG AAGCCGAGGAGCTGTATCAGAAACGTGTATTAACAATAACAGGAATCTGCATTGCACTCCTAGTGGTTGGAATCATGTGTGTGGTTGCCTACTGCAAAACAAA gaaacagaggaagaagttCCATCATTCTCTGAGACAGAGCCTGAAAAATGACAGGAACAACACAGCAAGCTTGGCCAATGGACCTAAGATTTCCAACTTGCCCCTTGAGaatttccaaaatgtcaac CATGCAATGGAGCATGAGACAGAGACATCCTTCTTCACAAGCCTGTGTGCCTCATCAGTCACCCACGTCTCTAGCCAAAG CTGGAATAACGGCTGGAGCAACGGTGTTCTCTCTGGCAGCGAGTCAGTCTTGGTGATGTCTGTGGTGGAGAATAGCCAACCTGCGACACCGAGCCATCAGAATCATCTGAATGCCTCAGGTGGCACCAGAGACCTTTATGACACTGTACAGGACTGCAGAGACAATCCCAGCTCCTACAGGGACTCGCTGCTCAGCGATAG GTATGTATCAGCTGTGGCAGATCCAAATCAGCTGTCTCCGATAACCTTGACCTCTCCAGGAACACCAGGATCTCCTCCCTCAGAAATGTTGGCTCCCACGTCCAGCCTGGCCACCTCTGTTCCTTCAGTGGTCGTCAGCCCCTCTGCTGAGGAGGAGCACCCTTTGCTGTTGGCCACCACACTTCAGTCACACAGCAAATCCTCATACGAACACCATAACCAACTCAAGAGAAAGTCTTCTCACTATAACCACGGCCAGGACATCCACAGCCCACCACCCAGCCCGCCGATCACCATGGAGGATGATGATTACCAAATTTCATGTGGCCATGACACCACAGCTGCCATGGTGCCTCCAGTGTCTCCTCAGAATCTATGTGTGAAACTTGACAATATCAGCTCCAACAACAATGGCCACAGCGCCAAAAGACCAATAGCCAATGGCCACATGGGACACAATGTGGAGTACAATGTTGGCAGCATGCTAAAGaatgaaacagaagaagagcCTTTGAGGAGTATAACACCCTCTCTGATTGTAGAAAACCCTACAGCCCTGTTGGTCAGGTCTATGGACAGCAGCAGGACTAATCCAGCATCATTAAATGACAACTGGCAAGCCAGGTTGTCCTTCACAAAACCAGATCCAGTTGCAgagtaa